Proteins encoded by one window of Anguilla rostrata isolate EN2019 chromosome 9, ASM1855537v3, whole genome shotgun sequence:
- the si:ch1073-83n3.2 gene encoding uncharacterized protein si:ch1073-83n3.2 encodes MSIAGVHRGFLKKYGGFMFKQWKEKYLILTAEGSVLVCRDAESPADQVVALQGGCEAIVEGREILDLPRLPPGGRRDCCLALILPQDKFLLLLADSPSDCSQWLNVLRKAKESVFSPPAHSCKRHQSLTPCITDRDPLPDSITERTATRRLSERAPPSPGIGDTPQSRMRGNKSPRSPKSPGIPSRQRSVGCLRHGNSSDARAVRAVYLLMGGAAASSALGYLGSCPPSGHDARPPEHMAPAADFSDMGGGAAYHACGQAADPPNFHSFDFEADSDFDTFDCGGFAF; translated from the exons ATGAGCATCGCGGGAGTGCACCGTGGATTCCTCAAGAAGTATG GTGGTTTTATGTTCAAACAGTGGAAGGAGAAGTACCTCATTCTGACCGCAGAGGGAAGTGTTTTGGTCTGTCGCGATGCAGAGTCACCGGCCGACCAGGTGGTGGCGCTGCAGGGCGGCTGCGAGGCCATCGTGGAGGGCAGGGAGATCCTGGATCTGCCCCGGTTGCCCCCCGGGGGCCGCAGGGACTGCTGCCTGGCGCTGATTCTGCCCCAGGACaagttcctgctgctgctggccgaCAGCCCCAgtgactgcag CCAATGGCTGAACGTGCTGAGGAAAGCGAAAGAG AGTGTCTTTTCACCCCCGGCCCACTCCTGCAAGCGGCACCAGTCCCTGACCCCCTGCATCACGGACAGAGACCCCCTCCCTGACTCCATCACAGAACGGACGGCCACCAGGAGGCTGAGTGAACgggcccccccatcccccgggATCGGTGACACCCCCCAGAGCAGGATGAGAG GAAACAAGTCCCCACGGTCGCCAAAGAGCCCGGGGATACCGTCCCGCCAACGTTCCGTCGGCTGCCTGCGCCACGGCAACAGCAGCGACGCGCGGGCGGTGAGGGCCGTGTACCTGCTGATGGGCGGGGCTGCCGCCTCCTCGGCCCTCGGCTACCTgggctcctgccccccctctggCCACGACGCCCGGCCCCCCGAGCACATGGCCCCCGCCGCAGACTTCTCCGacatggggggcggggcggcgtaCCACGCCTGCGGCCAGGCCGCCGACCCCCCCAACTTCCACAGCTTCGACTTCGAGGCGGACTCCGACTTCGATACTTTCGACTGCGGGGGGTTCGCCTTCTAG